A DNA window from Halorubrum sp. DM2 contains the following coding sequences:
- a CDS encoding DUF4147 domain-containing protein: MTDRSADFSVTVADRDRHASDPARELALDCVTAGIEAAHPAGIVADALSVEDGRLVVTTVDGETASRDLDAYDRVVVVGAGNAAGHFAAAVERLLGDRIDGGAVVTDDPVETERIAVLPGDHPIPSEAGVESARRVRSVAADAGESDLVIGLITGGGSALLAAPAAGVGLDDLRETTDALLASGATIAEINAVRKHLSAVKGGGLARAAAPADALGLAISDVTGDDPSVIASGPLSPDPTTYADALGVLDRRGVEVPPAVEKRLDRGVAGEVAETPKPGDPAFDGVAVRVVASARTALNAAREVAAARGYEPLVLSSRVRGEAREAAKTHAAVAEECRAAGEPVEPPAVVLSAGEVTVTLGDDPGRGGPNGEFALSAALELAGAGPDGEGVAVASVDTDGIDGSTDAAGALVDERLVAGNGGGDRGESGESDRLDRESAARALDAHDAYPALDDAGALLRTGPTGTNVNDLRAVVISSDGASSEGTK; encoded by the coding sequence ATGACCGACCGCTCAGCCGACTTCTCCGTCACCGTCGCCGACCGCGACCGACACGCGAGCGACCCGGCGCGCGAACTCGCGCTCGACTGCGTCACCGCCGGGATCGAGGCGGCACATCCGGCCGGGATCGTCGCGGACGCGCTCTCCGTGGAGGACGGCCGGCTCGTCGTCACGACCGTCGACGGCGAGACCGCGAGCCGCGACCTCGACGCGTACGACCGCGTGGTGGTCGTCGGGGCGGGCAACGCGGCGGGCCACTTCGCGGCCGCGGTCGAGCGACTGCTCGGCGACCGGATCGACGGCGGCGCGGTCGTCACCGACGACCCGGTCGAGACCGAACGGATCGCGGTGCTGCCCGGCGACCACCCGATCCCGAGCGAGGCGGGCGTCGAGAGCGCCCGGCGGGTGCGGTCGGTCGCGGCCGACGCCGGCGAGTCGGACCTCGTGATCGGACTGATAACGGGGGGCGGGAGCGCGCTGCTTGCCGCGCCCGCGGCGGGAGTCGGTCTCGACGACCTGCGCGAGACGACCGACGCACTGCTGGCCAGCGGCGCGACGATAGCCGAGATCAACGCGGTCCGAAAGCACCTCTCGGCGGTGAAGGGCGGCGGGCTGGCCCGGGCCGCCGCGCCCGCCGACGCGCTCGGACTCGCGATCAGCGACGTGACCGGAGACGATCCGAGCGTGATCGCGAGTGGCCCCCTCTCGCCCGATCCGACGACGTACGCGGACGCGCTCGGCGTCCTCGACCGGCGCGGGGTCGAGGTTCCGCCGGCCGTCGAAAAACGGCTCGACCGGGGCGTCGCGGGCGAGGTCGCGGAGACTCCGAAACCGGGGGATCCGGCCTTCGACGGCGTCGCGGTCCGGGTCGTCGCGAGCGCGCGCACGGCGCTGAACGCCGCTCGCGAGGTCGCGGCGGCGCGGGGGTACGAGCCGCTCGTGCTCTCCTCGCGGGTGCGCGGCGAGGCCCGGGAGGCGGCGAAGACGCACGCGGCGGTCGCCGAGGAGTGCCGGGCGGCCGGCGAGCCGGTCGAACCGCCCGCGGTCGTCCTCTCGGCGGGCGAGGTGACGGTGACGCTCGGCGACGACCCCGGACGCGGCGGGCCGAACGGGGAGTTCGCGCTGTCGGCGGCGCTCGAACTCGCGGGGGCGGGACCGGACGGCGAGGGCGTCGCCGTCGCGAGCGTCGACACCGACGGGATCGACGGGTCGACCGACGCCGCGGGCGCGCTGGTCGACGAGCGGCTTGTGGCCGGCAACGGCGGAGGCGACCGCGGCGAAAGCGGCGAAAGCGATCGGCTGGACCGCGAGAGTGCCGCGAGGGCGCTCGACGCGCACGACGCGTATCCGGCGCTCGACGACGCCGGCGCGCTGCTCCGGACCGGTCCGACCGGGACGAACGTCAACGACCTGCGCGCGGTCGTGATATCGTCCGACGGAGCGAGTTCGGAAGGGACTAAGTAG
- a CDS encoding ornithine cyclodeaminase family protein, producing the protein MQTLLLNADDVEANAEMDRVIDAVRGAFTAYERGDAKMPAKSYIDLPEYNGDFRSMPAYLDVREEDVAEETATGDGWDAAGIKWVNVHTDNPADHDLPTVMGTMIYSDPETAFPLAILDGTTLTMKRTGAAAAVATDHLAVPDATSLGIVGAGVQSYTQLEAIAAVRDVEEVVVSDLDEERVADFVDHFEDRFDVRAGSISEAGHCDILSTVTPVEDPIVGPDDVGEHTHINAMGADAEGKHELADELLLDATVVIDDHEQCTHSGEINVPYAAGTLTDDDIYGEIGEIVVGRRAGRPGTPGTPADADGVSGVSVFDSTGLAIQDVAAARVVYERADELDNGYPFDLLGLDD; encoded by the coding sequence ATGCAGACGCTGCTTCTCAACGCGGACGACGTGGAGGCGAACGCGGAGATGGACCGCGTGATCGACGCGGTCCGCGGCGCGTTCACGGCCTACGAGCGCGGCGACGCCAAGATGCCGGCGAAGTCGTACATCGACCTGCCCGAGTACAACGGCGACTTCCGGTCGATGCCGGCCTACCTCGACGTGCGCGAGGAGGACGTCGCCGAGGAGACGGCGACCGGCGACGGGTGGGACGCCGCCGGGATCAAGTGGGTGAACGTCCACACCGACAACCCGGCCGACCACGACCTCCCGACCGTGATGGGGACGATGATCTACTCGGACCCGGAGACGGCGTTCCCGCTGGCGATACTCGACGGGACGACGCTGACGATGAAGCGGACGGGGGCGGCCGCCGCGGTCGCGACCGACCACCTCGCCGTCCCCGACGCGACCTCGCTCGGGATCGTCGGCGCGGGCGTCCAGTCGTACACGCAGCTCGAAGCGATCGCGGCGGTGCGGGACGTCGAGGAGGTCGTCGTGAGCGACCTCGACGAGGAGCGCGTCGCCGACTTCGTCGACCACTTCGAGGACCGGTTCGACGTGCGCGCGGGGTCGATCTCGGAGGCCGGCCACTGCGATATCCTCTCGACGGTGACGCCGGTCGAGGACCCGATCGTCGGTCCCGACGACGTGGGCGAGCACACGCACATCAACGCGATGGGCGCGGACGCGGAGGGGAAACACGAGCTGGCGGACGAGCTCCTCTTGGACGCCACGGTCGTCATCGACGACCACGAGCAGTGTACTCACTCCGGCGAGATCAACGTCCCCTACGCCGCGGGGACGCTCACCGACGACGACATCTACGGCGAGATCGGTGAGATCGTCGTCGGCCGACGGGCGGGGCGTCCCGGCACGCCCGGCACGCCCGCGGACGCCGACGGGGTGTCCGGCGTCAGCGTCTTCGACTCGACCGGGCTCGCGATCCAGGACGTCGCGGCCGCCCGGGTCGTCTACGAGCGCGCCGACGAACTGGACAACGGCTACCCGTTCGACCTGCTCGGACTGGACGACTGA
- a CDS encoding dihydrofolate reductase, whose translation MRLVSVAALAENRVIGKDGEVPWPHIEADVRQYRERVAGSPVVLGRRTFDSMRDDLPGSRQIVVSRSVEAVDVPTAVVAGGVEEALALARDIVADAAVEREQVPAETGPAPEPVAGASEGDDAVYVLGGGAIYELFQPHLDGMVLSHVDGTYDGDTQYPEWDESEWEVAAETDYDRFTLREWVRRGR comes from the coding sequence GTGAGACTCGTCAGCGTCGCCGCGCTCGCGGAGAACCGGGTGATCGGGAAGGACGGCGAGGTGCCGTGGCCGCACATCGAGGCGGACGTCAGGCAGTACCGCGAACGCGTCGCGGGGTCGCCCGTCGTCTTAGGTCGGCGCACGTTCGACTCGATGCGTGACGACCTCCCCGGGAGCCGGCAGATCGTCGTGAGCCGCAGCGTCGAGGCCGTCGACGTTCCGACGGCGGTCGTCGCCGGCGGGGTCGAGGAGGCACTTGCGCTGGCGCGCGACATCGTCGCGGACGCCGCCGTCGAGCGGGAGCAGGTCCCCGCCGAGACCGGGCCCGCGCCGGAGCCCGTCGCGGGGGCGAGCGAGGGCGACGACGCGGTCTATGTCCTCGGGGGCGGCGCGATCTACGAGCTGTTCCAGCCGCACCTCGACGGGATGGTACTCAGCCACGTCGACGGCACCTATGACGGCGACACGCAGTATCCCGAGTGGGACGAAAGCGAGTGGGAGGTCGCAGCGGAGACCGACTACGACCGGTTCACGCTGCGCGAGTGGGTCCGGCGGGGGCGCTGA
- a CDS encoding extracellular solute-binding protein, whose translation MNGDDASDRSDRGPADRDRSTASIDSDAALDGGVASGKTTAASRTASDDEVPVAAFREVAARLADGDLGARFPAEETDGEAAALAATLNEFVDGVAETVSAVDGFGDEVAGATEHVRSNVDRAKAQSDEVYAAVDDIEAAATRQRDDIAAATSELQTVSAATEEVAASADQVAATAADVAERTDEGTDAASAAIEELRVVDERTETALDRVETLESEVAAIEDITDLIQDIADETNILALNASIEAARAGEAGAGFEVVAEEVKSLAEEARDATGEIESSIRSVREETDATVDEMAEMRERADEGITTAEEALEAFADLAADVEETTSGVEEIRDATDDQATSIEAVVDAVESVGDLAEETAADAGDATAIAHAQKTSLTEVAAGASTLADRTGTLDDALDAYDADGTDDEDAVVLDFWHAFGGRKARLLDKFAAEFAAETDGIAVRPASKGSYRGVFEATLAAADRGDPPAIAHLYEIGTQRALDSGAFTPIERLLDADVGGVGGSGGAGGPGSGFSPDDLLTPVANYYRTDGVLHSMPFNASTPVLYYDRAAFERAGLDPDDPPETFDEVRRCAERLVESGATETGITFATYSWFVEQWFAEAGEPLVDADNGRGGTPTESRFDGPVGERIYNWIADMAADGLYHDPGIEARGQAREAFHDGRAGMLIGSTSSMVGVREGASFPVGVGYFPVADERHGVVVGGGSLWVADGASTAEQRAAAAFLGWLAAPERQARWHRETGYFPVHEGAIDRLDRDGWFDENPGYRTAVNQLLDAEDDVATTGARIGPFDTVRTLVAEASVDAREHGVDDALDRLADSTALQLERYTDERADGS comes from the coding sequence ATGAACGGCGACGACGCGAGTGACCGGTCCGATCGGGGTCCCGCCGACCGGGACCGTTCGACGGCATCGATCGACTCGGACGCGGCTCTCGACGGCGGGGTCGCGTCCGGCAAAACGACGGCTGCTTCCCGAACCGCTTCCGACGACGAGGTCCCGGTCGCGGCCTTTCGCGAGGTCGCGGCGCGGCTCGCCGACGGCGACCTCGGGGCCCGGTTCCCGGCCGAGGAGACCGACGGCGAGGCGGCGGCGCTCGCGGCGACGCTCAACGAGTTCGTCGACGGCGTCGCGGAGACGGTGTCCGCGGTCGACGGCTTCGGCGACGAGGTCGCGGGCGCGACCGAACACGTCCGGTCGAACGTCGACCGCGCGAAGGCCCAGAGCGACGAGGTGTACGCCGCGGTCGACGACATCGAGGCGGCGGCGACCCGCCAGCGCGACGACATCGCGGCCGCGACGAGCGAGCTTCAGACCGTCTCGGCGGCCACCGAGGAGGTCGCCGCCTCCGCCGACCAGGTGGCCGCCACCGCGGCCGACGTCGCCGAGCGGACCGACGAGGGAACCGACGCCGCGAGCGCGGCCATCGAGGAGCTCCGCGTGGTCGACGAGCGGACGGAGACCGCCCTCGACCGCGTCGAGACGCTCGAATCGGAGGTCGCGGCGATCGAGGACATCACCGACCTGATCCAGGACATCGCCGACGAGACGAACATCCTCGCGTTGAACGCCTCGATCGAAGCCGCCCGCGCGGGCGAGGCGGGGGCCGGCTTCGAGGTGGTCGCCGAGGAGGTCAAGAGCCTCGCGGAGGAGGCCCGGGACGCGACGGGCGAGATCGAGTCGTCGATCCGCTCGGTGCGCGAGGAGACGGACGCGACCGTCGACGAGATGGCCGAGATGCGCGAGCGCGCCGACGAGGGGATAACCACCGCCGAGGAGGCGCTGGAGGCGTTCGCCGACCTCGCCGCCGACGTCGAGGAGACGACGAGCGGGGTCGAGGAGATCCGCGACGCCACCGACGACCAGGCGACCTCGATCGAGGCGGTCGTCGACGCGGTCGAGTCGGTCGGCGACCTCGCCGAGGAGACGGCCGCGGACGCGGGCGACGCCACCGCGATCGCGCACGCGCAGAAGACGTCGCTGACCGAGGTGGCCGCCGGCGCGTCGACGCTCGCCGACCGGACCGGGACCTTGGACGACGCGCTCGACGCGTACGACGCCGACGGGACCGACGACGAGGACGCGGTCGTCCTCGACTTCTGGCACGCGTTCGGCGGACGCAAGGCGCGGCTCCTCGACAAGTTCGCCGCCGAGTTCGCCGCCGAGACCGACGGGATCGCGGTCCGGCCCGCGTCGAAGGGGAGCTACCGCGGCGTGTTCGAGGCGACGCTCGCGGCGGCCGACAGGGGCGACCCGCCGGCGATCGCGCACCTCTACGAGATCGGCACCCAGCGCGCGCTCGACAGCGGGGCGTTCACCCCGATCGAGCGCCTCCTCGACGCCGACGTCGGAGGCGTCGGCGGCTCCGGCGGCGCGGGCGGTCCGGGGTCCGGCTTCTCTCCCGACGACCTGCTCACTCCCGTGGCCAACTACTACCGGACCGACGGCGTCCTCCACTCGATGCCGTTCAACGCGTCGACGCCCGTGCTGTACTACGACCGCGCGGCGTTCGAGCGCGCCGGGCTGGACCCCGACGACCCCCCCGAGACGTTCGACGAGGTCCGCCGCTGTGCCGAGCGGCTCGTCGAGAGCGGCGCGACCGAGACGGGGATCACCTTCGCGACCTACTCGTGGTTCGTCGAGCAGTGGTTCGCCGAGGCCGGCGAGCCGCTCGTCGACGCCGACAACGGGCGGGGCGGCACGCCGACCGAGAGCCGGTTCGACGGGCCGGTCGGCGAGCGGATATACAACTGGATCGCCGACATGGCGGCCGACGGCCTGTACCACGACCCCGGAATCGAGGCCCGCGGACAGGCCCGCGAGGCGTTCCACGACGGGCGCGCCGGGATGCTCATCGGGTCGACGTCCTCGATGGTCGGCGTCCGAGAGGGGGCCTCGTTCCCGGTCGGCGTCGGCTACTTCCCGGTCGCAGACGAGCGCCACGGCGTCGTCGTCGGCGGCGGGTCGCTATGGGTCGCGGACGGCGCGTCGACCGCCGAGCAGCGCGCCGCGGCGGCGTTCCTCGGCTGGCTCGCGGCACCGGAGCGGCAGGCGCGCTGGCACCGCGAGACCGGCTACTTCCCGGTCCACGAGGGCGCGATCGACCGGCTCGACCGCGACGGCTGGTTCGACGAGAACCCGGGCTACCGCACCGCGGTGAACCAGCTCCTCGACGCGGAGGACGACGTCGCCACGACGGGCGCGCGGATCGGCCCGTTCGACACGGTCCGGACCCTCGTCGCCGAGGCGTCCGTCGACGCCCGCGAACACGGGGTCGACGACGCGCTCGACCGGCTCGCCGACAGCACCGCGCTCCAGCTCGAACGGTACACCGACGAGCGCGCCGACGGGTCGTAG
- a CDS encoding 23S rRNA (uridine(2552)-2'-O)-methyltransferase, with protein sequence MSGKDDYYNRSKQQGYRARSAYKLKQIDEEAALFDRGDTVVDLGAAPGGWLQVAAEEVGEGGTVVGVDLQRIDEFDDHDIETIRGDMTEERTRHYLREAVDEGGADAVVSDMAPNMTGEYNLDHARSVHLARQAFEAADELLASGGDFVVKVFQGEDLDAFRDDVSEAFQYVRTVSPDASRDASSEVYLVGKGYTRSPVAEGDQVEVTVEEEGDEGDGIAYVDGYTLFVDGDVGETLTVEVTDVKPRFAFAERVDADETN encoded by the coding sequence ATGAGCGGGAAAGACGACTACTACAACCGGTCCAAACAGCAGGGGTACCGCGCCCGCTCCGCCTACAAGCTGAAACAGATCGACGAGGAGGCGGCCCTGTTCGACCGCGGCGACACCGTGGTCGATCTGGGGGCCGCGCCCGGCGGGTGGCTTCAGGTCGCCGCCGAGGAGGTGGGTGAGGGCGGCACCGTCGTCGGCGTCGACCTCCAGCGTATCGACGAGTTCGACGACCACGACATCGAGACGATCCGCGGCGACATGACCGAAGAGCGGACCCGCCACTATCTGCGGGAGGCGGTCGACGAGGGCGGCGCGGACGCCGTCGTGAGCGACATGGCACCCAACATGACCGGCGAGTACAATCTCGATCACGCCCGGTCGGTCCACCTCGCGCGGCAGGCGTTCGAGGCCGCCGACGAACTGCTCGCGTCCGGCGGCGACTTCGTCGTGAAGGTGTTCCAGGGCGAGGACCTCGACGCCTTCCGCGACGACGTGAGCGAGGCGTTCCAGTACGTCCGCACCGTCTCGCCGGACGCCTCGCGGGACGCCTCCTCGGAGGTGTACCTCGTCGGGAAGGGGTACACGCGGTCGCCGGTCGCCGAGGGCGACCAGGTCGAGGTGACCGTCGAGGAGGAGGGCGACGAGGGCGACGGCATCGCCTACGTCGACGGCTACACCCTCTTCGTCGACGGCGACGTCGGCGAGACGCTCACCGTCGAGGTGACTGACGTTAAGCCGCGGTTCGCCTTCGCGGAGCGCGTCGACGCGGACGAGACGAACTGA
- a CDS encoding GNAT family N-acetyltransferase, which translates to MTGKRDPPDDDAVDPPADVTVSPATADDRLDVLRILDAAMLETDADAVDDRIAAGDALVARSERTGGVVGALVATRPDLARLHVDAVAVRRARRGRGIGSALVAAAVRRGKSDDAVEVVTAAFDPELRPFYADLGFAIRPADRDRNDDANSDRDRNDDRLIGRVSTADSGCR; encoded by the coding sequence GTGACCGGAAAACGCGACCCACCGGACGACGACGCTGTCGACCCGCCCGCCGACGTGACCGTCAGCCCCGCGACCGCCGACGACCGGCTCGACGTCCTCCGTATCCTCGACGCGGCGATGCTGGAGACCGACGCCGACGCCGTCGACGACCGGATCGCGGCCGGCGACGCCCTCGTCGCCCGCTCGGAGCGGACCGGTGGGGTCGTCGGCGCGCTCGTCGCCACGCGTCCCGACCTCGCTCGACTCCACGTCGACGCCGTCGCGGTCAGACGCGCGCGCCGCGGCCGCGGCATCGGTTCGGCGCTCGTCGCGGCCGCGGTCCGCCGGGGGAAGAGCGATGACGCGGTCGAGGTCGTCACCGCGGCGTTCGACCCGGAACTGCGTCCGTTCTACGCCGACCTCGGCTTTGCGATCCGACCGGCCGACCGCGACCGCAACGACGACGCTAACAGCGACCGCGACCGCAACGACGACCGCCTGATCGGGCGGGTGTCGACGGCGGACAGCGGGTGCCGCTGA
- a CDS encoding ubiquitin-like small modifier protein 2 → MDVTVEVVGEGTDEYSLAADATYDDLIRAAGYHPQEASALVDGSPVPGDRVVDAESVKILRLIKGGAGGLP, encoded by the coding sequence ATGGACGTGACCGTCGAGGTCGTCGGCGAGGGGACCGACGAGTACAGCCTCGCCGCCGACGCGACGTACGACGACCTGATCCGCGCCGCGGGCTACCACCCGCAGGAGGCGTCGGCGCTGGTCGACGGCTCGCCGGTCCCGGGCGACCGCGTCGTCGACGCCGAGTCGGTCAAGATCCTGCGGCTGATCAAGGGCGGGGCGGGCGGTCTCCCGTGA
- the gatB gene encoding Asp-tRNA(Asn)/Glu-tRNA(Gln) amidotransferase subunit GatB, with the protein MSTQAATADRTVVIGLEVHVQLETDTKIFCGCSTEPAADEEPNTRTCPTCLGLPGALPVLNEAAVEAAVKVGKAIDADVPETTTFHRKNYYYPDLPKNFQLTQYDAPICQSGELEVRVDDETRTIGITRAHLEEDPGSLQHAGGSIESATHTLVNYNRAGTPLMEIVTEPDFRSPAETRAFLAKLEEVLEYLGVFDPTRDGSLRVDANVSLVPDEHVADDGTIADEALEGVNRAEVKNISSHKGAEQALAYEVTRQENVLRRGREIEQETRHWDEARGVTVSMRSKEAEKDYRYFREADLPALEVSDWKAQIAIPELPDARRERFREEYGLDRESASKLTSTKAVADFFEDVAESFDPGLAATWVADNLLGELNYREMSITDVEDRLDEFTRLIELVADEELTVKNAEEVVLREMLDEGDDPETVIDREGLGKAESGEVEAAVAAAIDENPDAVSDYHDGDEGAINFLVGQVMQATGGSADPGQVNGLLREELDG; encoded by the coding sequence ATGAGTACGCAGGCCGCGACGGCGGACCGGACAGTCGTGATCGGGCTGGAGGTCCACGTCCAGCTCGAGACCGACACGAAGATCTTCTGCGGCTGCTCGACGGAGCCGGCAGCCGACGAGGAGCCGAACACGCGCACCTGCCCCACCTGCCTCGGGCTGCCGGGCGCGCTGCCGGTCCTCAACGAGGCCGCCGTCGAGGCCGCCGTGAAGGTCGGGAAGGCGATCGACGCCGACGTCCCCGAGACGACGACCTTCCACCGGAAGAACTACTACTACCCCGACCTCCCGAAGAACTTCCAGCTCACCCAGTACGACGCCCCGATCTGCCAGTCCGGGGAGCTGGAGGTCCGCGTCGACGACGAGACGCGCACCATCGGGATCACCCGCGCGCACCTCGAAGAGGACCCCGGCAGCCTCCAGCACGCCGGCGGCTCCATCGAGTCGGCGACGCACACCCTCGTGAACTACAACCGCGCCGGGACGCCCCTGATGGAGATCGTCACGGAGCCGGACTTCCGCTCGCCCGCGGAGACGCGGGCCTTCCTCGCGAAGCTCGAAGAGGTTCTCGAATACCTCGGCGTCTTCGACCCGACCCGCGACGGGAGCCTCCGCGTCGACGCCAACGTCTCGCTCGTCCCGGACGAACACGTCGCCGACGACGGGACGATCGCGGACGAGGCCCTCGAAGGCGTGAACCGCGCCGAGGTGAAGAACATCTCCAGCCACAAGGGCGCGGAGCAGGCGCTCGCCTACGAGGTCACCCGGCAGGAGAACGTGCTCCGGCGCGGCCGCGAGATCGAACAGGAGACGCGCCACTGGGACGAGGCGCGCGGCGTCACCGTCTCGATGCGCTCGAAGGAGGCCGAGAAGGACTACCGCTACTTCCGGGAGGCCGACCTCCCCGCCTTGGAGGTCTCCGACTGGAAGGCGCAGATCGCGATCCCGGAGCTGCCCGACGCGCGCCGCGAGCGCTTCCGCGAGGAGTACGGGCTCGACCGCGAGTCCGCCTCGAAGCTCACCTCCACGAAGGCGGTCGCCGACTTCTTCGAGGACGTGGCCGAGTCGTTCGACCCCGGTCTCGCCGCGACGTGGGTCGCCGACAACCTGCTCGGCGAGCTCAACTACCGCGAGATGTCGATTACGGACGTCGAGGACCGCCTCGACGAGTTCACCCGCCTGATCGAGCTCGTCGCCGACGAGGAGCTGACCGTCAAGAACGCGGAGGAGGTCGTCCTCCGCGAGATGCTCGACGAGGGCGACGACCCCGAGACGGTCATCGACCGCGAGGGCCTCGGGAAGGCCGAGAGCGGCGAGGTCGAGGCCGCCGTCGCGGCCGCCATCGACGAGAATCCCGACGCCGTGAGCGACTACCACGACGGCGACGAGGGCGCGATCAACTTCCTCGTCGGGCAGGTGATGCAGGCCACCGGCGGCAGCGCCGACCCCGGACAGGTGAACGGCCTGCTCCGCGAGGAGTTGGACGGCTGA